The Thomasclavelia ramosa DSM 1402 genome includes a region encoding these proteins:
- a CDS encoding carbohydrate ABC transporter permease, translated as MNKKKERRRFIILCLAPAVILFGVFMILPTLNVFWMSTLKWGGLSADKTFVGFNNFVLLMQDMNFIRALQNTILIIAVVTVITMAVAILFASILVREKIKGQNFFRVIFYIPNILSVVVISSIFSAIYDPSENGMINSVLMLFKPESWETVKFLGDQSIVIYAIIGTMIWQAIGYYMVMYMASMSSIPEHLYEASALDGAGKIKQFFSITLPLIWDNIRTTLTFFIISTINLSFLFVKVMTSGGPDGASETVLSYLYKQAYNNASYGYGMAIAAVVFIFSFILSFIINRATERDTLEL; from the coding sequence ATGAATAAGAAAAAAGAAAGACGCAGATTCATTATTTTATGCCTTGCCCCAGCGGTAATCTTATTTGGAGTGTTCATGATTTTGCCGACCCTTAATGTCTTTTGGATGTCAACATTAAAATGGGGCGGGCTATCAGCCGATAAGACTTTTGTTGGATTTAATAATTTTGTGTTATTAATGCAAGATATGAATTTTATTCGTGCTTTACAAAATACCATTTTGATTATTGCGGTTGTAACTGTAATTACGATGGCTGTAGCAATTCTTTTTGCTTCGATTTTAGTTAGAGAAAAAATAAAAGGACAAAATTTCTTTCGGGTAATTTTTTATATTCCTAATATATTATCAGTAGTCGTTATCTCTTCGATTTTTTCTGCAATCTATGATCCCTCAGAAAATGGTATGATCAATAGTGTTTTAATGTTATTTAAACCAGAAAGCTGGGAAACTGTTAAGTTTCTTGGAGATCAAAGTATTGTTATTTATGCCATCATAGGAACAATGATATGGCAAGCTATAGGTTATTATATGGTTATGTACATGGCTTCGATGAGTTCGATTCCCGAACACTTGTATGAAGCTTCAGCACTTGATGGAGCTGGGAAAATCAAACAATTTTTTTCAATTACACTACCTTTGATTTGGGATAATATCCGAACAACTTTAACTTTCTTTATTATTTCGACGATTAACTTAAGTTTTTTATTTGTTAAAGTTATGACTAGTGGTGGACCTGATGGAGCTAGTGAAACGGTCTTAAGTTATTTATATAAACAAGCTTATAACAACGCATCATATGGATATGGAATGGCGATTGCCGCAGTAGTTTTTATTTTTTCATTTATTTTGAGTTTTATTATTAATCGTGCTACAGAGCGTGATACGTTAGAGTTATAG